From the Atribacteraceae bacterium genome, the window AATCTCAGGACTGGGTAGAGATGTTGTTTCGATTGTATACCCGTTTCTGTGAACGGAAGGGTTTCGAGATCAAAGTCATCGACTCACTGGAGGGAGATGAAGCCGGATTAAAACATATCACCTATCTGGCTCAGGGAGAGTATGCCTATGGGTACCTCAAGTCGGAGCGAGGCGTCCATCGCCTTATCCGGATTTCACCGTTTGATTCCAACAAAAGACGTCATACGACATTCGCCTTGGTTGAGGTGACTCCCGATCTCGACGATGAAATCCAAGTGGATATGAATCCACAGGATCTGCGGATCGAAACTTACCGTTCCGGGGGGGCCGGGGGTCAGCATGTCAACACCACCGATTCGGCAGTGAGAATCATCCACCTTCCCACTGGAATCATGGCCCAGTGCCAGAATGAGCGTTCCCAACACCAGAACAAGGCAGTCGCCTTACGGATCCTCCGGGCCCGATTGTATGAACGGCAGAAAAGCGAGCAGGAAGAAAGAATCCAGGAGCAAAAAGGAGAACATAAAGATATCGCCTGGGGCAGCCAGATTCGGACCTATGTGTTTCATCCGTACAATATGGTCAAAGATCACCGTACCAATCACGAAACCGGTAATGTTCAGCGGGTGA encodes:
- the prfB gene encoding peptide chain release factor 2, which produces MNWKLYATSLRKSEGIFDRENIRQKIQDIEAKMSENGFWDKTVNQGVLLQDYKKHKNLLEEYESLAHRSRDVQELSGLYDPEDPEYRELAGDVRSLAQAVGDLDIRLLFKDQEDRAGAIIAIHSGAGGTESQDWVEMLFRLYTRFCERKGFEIKVIDSLEGDEAGLKHITYLAQGEYAYGYLKSERGVHRLIRISPFDSNKRRHTTFALVEVTPDLDDEIQVDMNPQDLRIETYRSGGAGGQHVNTTDSAVRIIHLPTGIMAQCQNERSQHQNKAVALRILRARLYERQKSEQEERIQEQKGEHKDIAWGSQIRTYVFHPYNMVKDHRTNHETGNVQRVMDGEIEEFVERYLRQERIL